One Cupriavidus taiwanensis LMG 19424 DNA segment encodes these proteins:
- a CDS encoding glycosyltransferase family 39 protein gives MRSSSTPRVAAPSVGAAASTVMLVSLLILLVWFGTLDMRHLLRSDEGRYAEIAREMVATGDWVTIRYHELKYFEKPPFHMWVTALAYTLFDVGDWQARLCVALSGILGIGASMLAAARWYGCRVAALTGLVLVSAPMWNAAGHFNSLDMTLSGAMACVLACMLLAQHPGATPAARRNWMLACWAAMGVAVLVKGLVGLALPGLVLVVYTLATRDWKLWRRLHLLAGIAVLLAVTVPWFWLISERNPEFLRFFFIHEHWQRYTSNVHHREGSIWFFVPLLLGGFLPWLGLAPQMWQAVRERAGVARGNAPRPFQPALLAGLWAVAIFIFFSLSGSKLPGYIVPVFPALALLAGVALDTTTERAWRWQVNAMIALGVIGLIASPFVGMMEKPGTPNAVYREFAEWLAIAFAVMLGGALLARRLLRTRGVFPSVVAYALAMFLCATVGLRAHEAMGRPSSGADLAPAIRAVLKPDMPLYSVRLLDHTLPFYLRRTTILVEHPDELEFGVNQEPHKWIPTVDQFIARWQDGQRAVAIMAPQTYAALAARGVPMHKIAGDRRRVAVANFALPEQPVQTQAQ, from the coding sequence ATGCGTAGTTCATCGACCCCGCGGGTTGCCGCGCCGTCCGTCGGAGCCGCCGCAAGCACCGTCATGCTGGTCAGCCTGCTGATCCTGCTGGTCTGGTTCGGTACCCTGGACATGCGCCACCTGCTTCGCTCCGATGAAGGCCGCTACGCCGAGATTGCCCGCGAGATGGTCGCCACCGGCGACTGGGTCACGATTCGCTACCACGAACTCAAGTATTTCGAGAAGCCGCCCTTCCACATGTGGGTGACGGCGCTGGCGTACACGCTGTTTGACGTCGGCGACTGGCAGGCGCGCCTGTGCGTGGCGTTGTCCGGCATACTCGGCATCGGCGCTTCGATGCTGGCCGCGGCCCGCTGGTACGGCTGCCGCGTGGCGGCGCTGACCGGGCTGGTGCTGGTGTCGGCGCCGATGTGGAATGCCGCCGGGCACTTCAATTCGCTGGACATGACGCTTTCCGGGGCCATGGCGTGCGTGCTCGCCTGCATGCTGCTGGCCCAGCATCCCGGCGCCACGCCGGCCGCGCGGCGCAACTGGATGCTGGCCTGCTGGGCGGCCATGGGCGTGGCGGTGCTGGTCAAGGGGCTGGTGGGGCTGGCCTTGCCGGGGCTGGTGCTGGTGGTCTATACACTGGCAACGCGCGACTGGAAGCTGTGGCGCCGCCTGCATTTGCTGGCCGGCATCGCGGTGCTGCTGGCCGTCACGGTGCCGTGGTTCTGGCTGATTTCCGAGCGCAATCCCGAGTTCCTGCGTTTCTTCTTCATCCACGAGCACTGGCAGCGCTACACCTCCAACGTGCACCATCGCGAGGGCTCGATCTGGTTCTTCGTGCCCCTGCTGCTGGGCGGCTTCCTGCCATGGCTGGGCCTGGCTCCGCAGATGTGGCAGGCGGTGCGCGAGCGCGCCGGCGTGGCGCGCGGCAACGCGCCGCGGCCGTTCCAGCCCGCATTGCTGGCCGGGCTGTGGGCGGTGGCGATCTTTATCTTCTTCAGCCTGTCCGGCTCCAAGCTGCCGGGCTACATCGTGCCGGTTTTCCCGGCGCTGGCGCTGCTCGCCGGGGTGGCGCTGGACACCACCACGGAACGCGCGTGGCGCTGGCAGGTCAATGCCATGATCGCGCTCGGCGTGATCGGGCTGATCGCCAGCCCGTTCGTCGGCATGATGGAGAAGCCGGGCACGCCCAATGCGGTGTATCGTGAATTCGCCGAATGGCTCGCCATCGCCTTTGCCGTGATGCTGGGCGGCGCGCTGCTGGCGCGCCGGCTGCTGCGCACGCGCGGCGTGTTCCCCAGCGTGGTCGCCTATGCGCTGGCGATGTTCCTCTGCGCCACGGTCGGGCTGCGGGCCCACGAAGCCATGGGCCGGCCGAGTTCCGGCGCGGACCTGGCGCCGGCGATCCGTGCCGTGCTGAAGCCCGACATGCCGCTGTACAGCGTGCGGCTGCTGGACCACACGTTGCCGTTTTACCTGCGCCGCACGACGATCCTGGTCGAGCATCCGGACGAGCTCGAATTCGGCGTCAACCAGGAACCGCACAAGTGGATCCCGACCGTCGACCAGTTCATCGCGCGCTGGCAGGACGGCCAGCGCGCGGTGGCGATCATGGCGCCCCAGACCTACGCCGCGCTGGCCGCGCGCGGCGTGCCGATGCACAAGATCGCCGGCGACCGCCGGCGCGTGGCGGTCGCCAATTTCGCCCTGCCCGAACAGCCGGTACAGACGCAAGCACAGTAA
- a CDS encoding DMT family transporter has product MTLSTFAFILTGVLLNAAAQLLLKAGVNAVGAITLDRGTLLVTALRVLTQWPVLAGLTLYVVSVGVWIVGLSRVDVSIAYPMLSLGYVVNALAAWWLFGEIIGPLRVAGILLILAGVFLIARS; this is encoded by the coding sequence ATGACGCTTTCCACTTTTGCTTTCATCCTGACCGGCGTGCTGCTCAATGCGGCGGCGCAGCTGTTGCTCAAGGCCGGCGTCAACGCCGTCGGCGCCATCACGCTGGATCGGGGCACGCTGCTGGTCACTGCGCTGCGCGTGCTGACGCAATGGCCGGTGCTTGCCGGGCTCACGCTGTACGTGGTCAGCGTGGGCGTATGGATCGTGGGCCTGTCGCGTGTGGATGTGTCGATCGCCTATCCGATGCTGTCGCTGGGCTATGTCGTGAACGCGCTGGCGGCCTGGTGGCTGTTCGGCGAGATCATCGGCCCCTTGCGCGTGGCAGGCATCCTCCTGATACTGGCGGGCGTTTTCCTGATCGCCCGCTCCTG